A genomic region of Erythrobacter sp. SCSIO 43205 contains the following coding sequences:
- the parA gene encoding ParA family partition ATPase, with protein MPKPDITTIAIVSQKGGSGKTTLAVNLATRAAAAKHESCVVDTDPQATAAAWSDWRGDFLPVVVTAPPARLARTIESAEKNGVDFVVIDTPPHADAAAREAIKAADLVLIPTKPRAFDLAALEPIADLVNYAKTPAFVVLNGVPSGATKLAEHARKAAKEIGLNVCPVELGERADFHRSSAKGETASELAPDGKAAQEIDSLWKWLNKTLKKAGK; from the coding sequence GTGCCAAAGCCCGACATCACCACCATCGCCATCGTCAGCCAGAAGGGCGGCTCGGGTAAAACCACCCTTGCGGTCAACCTCGCAACCCGCGCAGCAGCGGCAAAGCATGAGAGTTGCGTAGTGGATACCGACCCACAGGCGACCGCTGCGGCGTGGTCCGATTGGCGCGGCGATTTCCTCCCCGTGGTTGTGACCGCTCCCCCCGCCCGTCTCGCGCGCACAATTGAAAGCGCGGAGAAGAACGGCGTCGACTTCGTGGTGATCGACACCCCTCCCCATGCTGATGCTGCCGCGCGTGAGGCGATCAAGGCGGCTGATCTGGTGCTCATACCGACCAAGCCGCGCGCCTTTGATTTGGCCGCGCTGGAGCCAATTGCGGACTTAGTCAATTACGCCAAAACGCCCGCCTTTGTGGTCCTCAACGGCGTTCCTTCAGGCGCAACCAAGCTTGCCGAGCACGCGCGCAAGGCAGCCAAAGAAATCGGGCTCAACGTTTGCCCGGTAGAACTGGGCGAGCGCGCAGACTTCCATCGCTCCAGTGCCAAAGGTGAAACCGCGAGCGAACTTGCCCCGGACGGCAAGGCCGCACAGGAGATCGACAGCTTGTGGAAGTGGCTCAATAAAACGCTGAAAAAGG